Proteins from one Natrinema salinisoli genomic window:
- a CDS encoding SLC13 family permease encodes MPVSACDFLAQATSTQPDVTTDVLVVFGVVGFALVLFLTERLPIDVTAILLIVVLVVLEPWTGIDPETGISGFANEATITVLAMLILSGGISRTGIVQELGRRMADFAGESTRKQVLATVAATAPVSGFLNNTPVVALLVPVVTDVANRGDTSPSKLLIPLSYASQLGGMLTLIGTSTNILASDVSARLGSEYPELHRFSMFEFTKLGAIVVVVGSLYLIFVGHYLLPERVPPRADYLEEYAVGNYLADVAVVPGSPLAGGTLRDATAALGPAIDVVQIVREGERSVAPQQGTSLAEGDVLVVRTDRDAITALEDAAGVEPLGRPAGTAELSTSDDGVLTELVVSLDSRLVGERLDPEWFREEFDAAVLGLRSRGELVRDRIVGKRLAVGDTLLVQALPETLDRLARGDDVIVAREPPRPDYRTDKAPIAVAIMVGVVAVAALELYPILVSALAGVVAMVVTGVLEPNELYDAVEWDIIFLLAGVIPLGIALERTGAAALLAFGIVEAAEVLPAIAVLWLFYLLTALLTNVISNNASVVLLIPVAAAAAAGIGANPFAFVLAVTFAASTAFLGPIGYQTNLFVYGPGGYRFSDYARIGAPLQLILSVVTVLGIAFFWGV; translated from the coding sequence ATGCCGGTGTCGGCGTGCGATTTCCTCGCACAGGCGACTTCAACGCAGCCCGACGTGACGACCGACGTCCTCGTCGTCTTCGGCGTCGTCGGCTTCGCGCTGGTCCTCTTTCTCACCGAGCGCTTGCCGATCGACGTGACCGCGATCCTGTTGATCGTCGTGCTGGTCGTGCTCGAGCCTTGGACGGGAATCGATCCCGAGACCGGCATCTCGGGATTCGCGAACGAGGCGACGATCACCGTGCTGGCGATGTTGATCCTGAGCGGCGGGATCAGCCGGACCGGAATCGTGCAGGAGCTCGGGCGACGGATGGCCGACTTCGCGGGCGAAAGCACGCGCAAACAGGTGCTCGCGACCGTCGCCGCGACGGCTCCCGTCTCCGGCTTCCTGAACAACACGCCGGTCGTCGCGCTGCTGGTGCCGGTCGTCACCGACGTCGCGAACCGGGGAGACACGTCCCCGTCGAAGCTGCTGATCCCGCTTTCCTACGCCTCGCAGCTGGGCGGGATGCTCACCCTCATCGGCACCTCGACGAACATTCTCGCGAGCGACGTCAGCGCTCGACTCGGCTCCGAGTATCCCGAACTCCACCGGTTTTCGATGTTCGAGTTCACGAAACTGGGTGCCATCGTCGTCGTCGTCGGCTCGCTCTACCTGATCTTCGTCGGTCACTACCTCCTTCCCGAGCGAGTCCCGCCGCGCGCTGACTACCTCGAGGAGTACGCGGTCGGTAACTACCTTGCCGACGTCGCGGTCGTTCCGGGCTCTCCGCTCGCGGGCGGGACCCTTCGCGACGCGACCGCGGCGCTCGGACCCGCCATCGACGTGGTCCAGATCGTTCGCGAGGGAGAACGATCGGTCGCACCGCAACAGGGCACGTCGCTCGCGGAAGGTGACGTCCTCGTCGTTCGGACAGACCGCGACGCGATCACGGCGCTCGAGGACGCGGCGGGCGTCGAACCCCTCGGCAGACCGGCCGGGACCGCGGAGCTCTCGACGTCGGACGACGGCGTGCTCACTGAACTGGTCGTCTCCCTCGATTCGCGGCTCGTCGGGGAACGCCTCGATCCCGAGTGGTTTCGGGAGGAGTTCGACGCCGCCGTGCTCGGACTGCGCAGCCGCGGCGAACTCGTCAGGGATCGCATCGTCGGCAAGCGCCTCGCCGTCGGCGACACGCTGCTCGTACAGGCACTGCCGGAAACGCTCGACCGGCTCGCCCGCGGCGACGACGTGATCGTCGCGCGGGAACCGCCCCGTCCCGACTACCGGACGGATAAGGCACCTATCGCCGTCGCCATCATGGTCGGTGTCGTCGCCGTCGCCGCACTCGAGCTCTATCCGATCCTCGTGTCCGCGCTTGCGGGCGTGGTTGCGATGGTCGTCACGGGCGTGCTCGAGCCCAACGAACTCTACGACGCGGTCGAGTGGGACATCATCTTCCTGCTCGCGGGGGTGATTCCGCTGGGGATCGCGCTCGAACGAACGGGAGCGGCGGCGCTGCTCGCGTTCGGGATCGTCGAGGCCGCGGAGGTGCTTCCGGCTATCGCGGTTCTCTGGCTGTTTTACCTGCTCACGGCGCTCCTGACCAACGTCATCAGCAACAACGCCAGCGTCGTCCTGTTGATTCCGGTCGCGGCGGCCGCAGCCGCGGGGATCGGCGCGAATCCGTTCGCGTTCGTGCTGGCGGTGACGTTCGCCGCGAGCACCGCCTTCTTGGGTCCGATCGGCTATCAGACGAACCTGTTCGTCTACGGTCCCGGCGGCTACCGGTTTAGCGACTACGCCCGGATCGGCGCGCCGCTGCAGCTGATACTGTCCGTTGTCACCGTCCTCGGAATCGCGTTCTTCTGGGGTGTTTGA
- a CDS encoding DUF7522 family protein — translation MNGETIDSELESELHSVCRTTVGDELRSITYFTEDDVEQLYLRSDLEQTADLIGFAEHERLGFRSQSAYRNTQLGEYQATIRMFENGYLSRVIRGPHGVWVTTDEMSMERFEELTSALASVLDSFADTAGVEREE, via the coding sequence ATGAACGGCGAGACTATCGACTCCGAACTCGAGAGCGAGCTACACAGCGTCTGTCGGACGACGGTCGGCGACGAACTGCGCAGTATCACGTACTTCACCGAGGACGACGTCGAGCAGTTGTATCTCCGATCGGATCTGGAGCAGACCGCCGATCTGATCGGGTTCGCCGAACACGAGCGGCTGGGCTTTCGCTCGCAGTCGGCCTACCGGAACACGCAACTCGGCGAGTATCAGGCGACGATCCGGATGTTCGAGAACGGCTACCTGTCGCGGGTCATTCGCGGACCACACGGCGTCTGGGTGACAACCGACGAGATGTCGATGGAGCGGTTCGAGGAACTCACGAGCGCGCTCGCGTCGGTCCTCGATAGCTTCGCGGATACCGCCGGCGTCGAACGCGAGGAGTGA
- a CDS encoding amino acid-binding protein — translation MFDEIMEKFEGSPSQQAVIRLLLERGFSVNDDGRVVSGGIEIPNTGIAREIGVDRRVVDSTTGVILEDPELRRIFQNISQVPSLMDLAPVLDLTVLSIEVGDAEQKGIVAQVTGTLADYGISIRQTISEDPEFTDEPRLYLITDEELPGDVITAIRDLEFVRKIEIQ, via the coding sequence ATGTTCGACGAGATCATGGAGAAGTTCGAGGGATCGCCGAGTCAGCAGGCTGTTATTCGCCTGCTACTCGAGCGGGGCTTCTCGGTCAACGACGACGGGCGGGTCGTATCGGGCGGGATCGAGATTCCGAACACGGGAATCGCCCGCGAGATCGGCGTCGACAGGCGGGTCGTCGACTCGACGACCGGCGTCATCCTCGAGGACCCCGAGCTGCGCCGGATCTTCCAGAACATCTCGCAGGTACCGAGCCTGATGGATCTGGCACCGGTCCTCGACCTCACGGTGCTCTCCATCGAGGTCGGCGACGCCGAGCAGAAGGGAATCGTCGCGCAGGTCACGGGCACGCTGGCCGATTACGGCATCTCGATCCGACAGACGATCAGCGAGGATCCAGAGTTCACCGACGAACCCCGGCTCTACCTGATCACCGACGAGGAGCTCCCGGGTGACGTAATTACCGCGATCCGCGACCTCGAGTTCGTCCGGAAGATCGAAATCCAGTGA
- a CDS encoding HPP family protein, with the protein MREGAAFSTLYVGVLLAVPGLLAWVTGQALLFPSLGPSAFLLATVRDGEVTAPRRVIGGHLVGIVTGLVAYHTIAPGLEVSTAAPMLATTQLRLVASGIVAAVLTSGGMLATETVHPPACATTLIVSLGLLPTVVDGALIAVAVVALVAVHELVTAERSLGDGGPLGR; encoded by the coding sequence ATGAGAGAGGGTGCGGCGTTTTCGACACTGTACGTCGGCGTCCTGCTCGCGGTCCCCGGACTGTTGGCCTGGGTGACCGGGCAAGCGCTGCTCTTCCCGAGTCTCGGCCCCTCCGCGTTTCTGTTGGCGACCGTTCGAGACGGAGAGGTCACCGCGCCGCGACGGGTGATCGGCGGCCATCTCGTCGGTATCGTCACCGGACTGGTGGCGTACCACACCATTGCACCGGGTCTGGAGGTGTCCACTGCCGCACCGATGCTCGCGACAACACAACTCCGGCTGGTGGCCAGCGGCATCGTCGCCGCCGTCCTGACGTCGGGCGGGATGCTGGCGACCGAGACGGTCCACCCGCCCGCCTGTGCGACGACGCTGATCGTCTCGCTCGGCCTCCTCCCGACGGTCGTCGACGGCGCGCTCATCGCCGTCGCCGTCGTCGCCCTCGTCGCTGTACACGAACTCGTGACCGCAGAGCGATCCCTCGGAGACGGCGGTCCGCTCGGGCGCTGA
- the fer gene encoding ferredoxin Fer, producing the protein MPTVEYLNYEVLDDQGWDMDDDNLFEEAADAGLDDEDYGTLDVAEGEYILEAAEAQGYDWPFSCRAGACANCAAIVFEGEIDMDMQQILSDEEVEEKNVRLTCIGSAETDEVKIVYNAKHLDYLQNRVI; encoded by the coding sequence ATGCCCACGGTAGAATACCTCAACTACGAAGTACTGGACGACCAGGGCTGGGACATGGACGATGACAACCTCTTCGAGGAGGCCGCCGACGCCGGCCTCGACGACGAGGACTACGGCACGCTCGACGTCGCCGAGGGCGAGTACATCCTCGAGGCGGCCGAAGCCCAGGGCTACGACTGGCCCTTCTCGTGCCGCGCCGGTGCCTGTGCGAACTGCGCAGCCATCGTCTTCGAGGGCGAGATCGACATGGACATGCAGCAGATCCTCTCCGACGAGGAGGTCGAGGAAAAGAACGTCCGCCTGACCTGTATCGGGTCGGCGGAGACCGACGAGGTCAAGATCGTCTACAACGCGAAACACCTCGACTACCTGCAGAACCGCGTCATTTAA
- the hisB gene encoding imidazoleglycerol-phosphate dehydratase HisB translates to MSERTATVTRETAETTIECTLEIDGSGTATVDTGIGFFDHMLTSFAKHGLFDLAVECDGDLEIDDHHTVEDVAIVLGEALDEALGDRAGIVRYADRRVPLDEAVAGAVVDVSGRPRFYFDGTFSQAEIGDFTSDMARHFGESLAMNAGLTLHVEVGGENAHHEVEALFKALARTLDDATRIDERREGTPSTKGTL, encoded by the coding sequence ATGAGCGAGCGAACGGCGACTGTCACGCGCGAGACTGCCGAGACGACGATCGAGTGCACGCTCGAGATCGACGGCAGCGGCACGGCGACGGTCGACACCGGAATCGGCTTCTTCGACCACATGTTAACGTCGTTCGCCAAGCACGGTCTGTTCGACCTCGCGGTGGAGTGCGACGGCGACCTCGAGATCGACGACCACCACACGGTCGAGGACGTGGCGATCGTCCTCGGTGAGGCACTCGACGAGGCGCTGGGCGACCGGGCGGGGATCGTCCGCTACGCCGACCGACGAGTCCCTCTGGACGAGGCCGTCGCGGGCGCGGTCGTCGACGTGAGCGGCCGGCCGCGGTTCTACTTCGACGGCACGTTCTCGCAAGCAGAGATCGGCGACTTTACCAGCGACATGGCGAGGCACTTCGGCGAATCGCTCGCGATGAACGCCGGACTGACGCTCCACGTCGAGGTCGGGGGCGAGAACGCCCACCACGAGGTCGAGGCGCTGTTCAAGGCGCTGGCGCGGACCCTCGACGACGCGACGCGCATCGACGAGCGGCGGGAGGGGACGCCGAGTACGAAGGGGACGCTGTAG
- a CDS encoding TrkH family potassium uptake protein yields MSIRVDWRSSCSLTGTILKWLAVPLAGPLSLAVVDGDDPLPFLVTIAVTVVLGTALEALADDREIQQREAFLMVALTWLGVALVGAIPFLVAGDGVLARPVNAVFESTSGVTTTGATVIADFSVHSRAIMLWRAILQWLGGLGILIVAIGLLSHLLVGGAQLMETETQTQSVRKLRPHLHETARLIWGLYVGLTVITTVVLVTLSWIGLAPDMDPFNAVAHALTSVSTAGFSPQPDSVGAFSPAVQWTLIPVMILGATNFVLLYAVSQGDLRRPLESDEFRFYGTLLASVTAVVIATLVLDPDLAMGLEPTIRHGLFNVVSMVTTTGYASANFDLWSPGAKHMLFLCMFTGGMAGSTTCSIKSLRWLVIAKTFRRNLFIAVHPQAVRPVRLDDSVIDEETVGEVFTYVMLALVIFFLLTVVIVVDAARVGNPVDEFDALGAAASIFLNIGPAFGVAGPFDNYLAFSPLTRTVMIVMMWIGRIEIIPVLVLLTPTFWKS; encoded by the coding sequence ATGTCGATTCGAGTCGACTGGCGCTCGAGTTGTAGTCTTACCGGGACGATACTGAAGTGGCTCGCCGTCCCGTTAGCCGGGCCGCTCTCGCTCGCGGTCGTCGACGGCGACGATCCGCTGCCGTTTCTCGTCACGATCGCGGTCACCGTCGTCCTCGGTACCGCTCTCGAGGCACTGGCGGACGATCGCGAAATCCAACAGCGAGAGGCGTTCCTGATGGTCGCACTGACGTGGCTCGGCGTCGCGCTCGTCGGGGCGATACCGTTTCTCGTCGCGGGCGACGGCGTACTCGCGAGACCGGTCAACGCCGTCTTCGAGAGTACGAGCGGCGTGACGACGACGGGCGCGACCGTGATCGCGGACTTCAGCGTCCACTCCCGGGCGATCATGCTCTGGCGGGCGATCCTCCAGTGGCTCGGCGGCCTCGGCATCCTGATCGTTGCGATCGGCCTGCTCTCCCACCTGCTCGTCGGCGGTGCGCAACTCATGGAGACGGAAACACAGACCCAGAGCGTCCGGAAACTACGGCCGCACCTCCACGAGACCGCCCGGCTCATCTGGGGACTGTACGTCGGACTGACGGTCATCACGACGGTCGTCCTCGTTACACTCTCCTGGATCGGGCTCGCACCCGACATGGACCCGTTCAATGCCGTCGCACACGCGCTGACGAGCGTCTCGACTGCCGGCTTCTCGCCCCAACCGGACAGCGTCGGTGCGTTTTCGCCGGCGGTCCAGTGGACGCTGATCCCCGTCATGATCCTCGGTGCGACCAACTTCGTCCTCCTCTATGCGGTCTCCCAGGGTGATCTCCGGCGCCCCCTCGAGTCCGACGAGTTCCGGTTCTACGGCACCCTCCTCGCGTCGGTGACGGCGGTCGTTATCGCCACCCTCGTACTCGATCCCGACCTCGCGATGGGGCTCGAGCCGACGATCCGCCACGGGCTGTTCAACGTCGTGTCGATGGTGACGACGACGGGCTACGCCTCGGCGAACTTCGACCTCTGGTCGCCCGGTGCGAAGCACATGCTGTTCCTGTGTATGTTCACCGGCGGGATGGCCGGGTCGACGACGTGTTCGATTAAATCGCTTCGCTGGCTGGTGATCGCCAAAACGTTTCGTCGCAATCTGTTTATCGCGGTCCACCCCCAGGCCGTTCGACCGGTTCGACTCGACGACTCGGTTATCGACGAGGAGACCGTCGGCGAGGTCTTCACGTACGTCATGCTCGCGCTGGTCATCTTCTTTCTGCTGACGGTCGTCATCGTCGTCGACGCCGCTCGTGTCGGCAATCCCGTCGACGAATTCGATGCCCTCGGTGCCGCCGCCTCGATCTTCCTCAATATCGGCCCCGCGTTCGGTGTCGCCGGCCCGTTCGACAACTACCTGGCCTTCTCACCGTTGACCCGGACCGTGATGATCGTCATGATGTGGATCGGCCGAATCGAAATCATCCCGGTGCTCGTGCTGTTGACGCCGACGTTCTGGAAATCCTAG
- the hisA gene encoding 1-(5-phosphoribosyl)-5-[(5-phosphoribosylamino)methylideneamino]imidazole-4-carboxamide isomerase, whose product MNSDDAGGEFGTFEVIPAVDIQDGEVVQLVQGERGTEKTYGDPVEAAQRWIGAGADTLHLVDLDGAFEGERKNAGAIDAVIDAADVPTQLGGGIRTAADALDLLERGVDRVILGTAAVETPDIVAEISEEQPDSVVVSLDAKDGEVVVEGWTEGAGISPVEAAERYADLGAAAILFTNVDVEGQLEGVATEPVRELVEATDVPVIASGGVATLEDVRALEDAGAAAVVVGSALYEGNFTLEEAQAAVQSGGER is encoded by the coding sequence ATGAACAGCGACGATGCAGGCGGCGAGTTCGGGACGTTCGAGGTCATCCCGGCGGTCGACATCCAGGACGGCGAGGTCGTCCAGCTCGTCCAGGGAGAACGCGGCACGGAGAAGACCTACGGCGACCCCGTCGAGGCCGCCCAGCGGTGGATCGGCGCCGGCGCGGACACGCTACACCTCGTCGATCTCGACGGCGCGTTCGAGGGTGAGCGCAAAAACGCGGGCGCGATCGACGCCGTGATCGACGCCGCCGACGTGCCGACCCAGCTGGGCGGCGGGATCCGCACCGCTGCCGACGCCCTCGACCTGCTCGAGCGGGGCGTCGACCGCGTCATCCTCGGCACCGCGGCGGTCGAAACCCCCGACATCGTCGCCGAAATCAGCGAGGAGCAGCCGGACAGCGTCGTCGTGAGCCTCGACGCGAAAGACGGAGAGGTCGTCGTCGAAGGGTGGACCGAAGGAGCCGGAATCTCGCCCGTCGAGGCCGCCGAGCGGTACGCGGACCTCGGCGCCGCCGCGATCCTCTTTACGAACGTCGACGTCGAAGGCCAGCTCGAGGGCGTCGCCACCGAACCGGTCCGCGAACTGGTCGAGGCGACCGACGTCCCCGTGATCGCCAGCGGCGGCGTGGCGACGCTCGAGGACGTGCGGGCGCTCGAGGACGCCGGTGCAGCCGCGGTCGTCGTCGGCAGCGCGCTCTACGAGGGGAACTTCACGCTCGAGGAGGCGCAGGCAGCGGTCCAGTCCGGCGGGGAGCGGTAG
- a CDS encoding ABC transporter substrate-binding protein: MADNDTPLSRRTVLKSTAVAGAAGLAGCMGGGGSSEAEAIELLHAWSSGDGNAAIEALVEGFREEHPDIEFGEDPVDGAARSNLDQVVSNRLQANDPPSTFQTWPGQTLTKFGDAYADIEGDVWTDDLKNNYLAGPKEQAQLDGTYVTVPLNIHRINNLFYNTAVLEEADVDPESLSSPADVVDACEAVSQNTDAVPFAHQTSGSWSTTQLWETILLAEGGIDGYNAFIEGDGDVDQVRSALENVVELSEYYPSDSSSISFTEANTMVMEGDAAFIHQGDWAAGAYSGNDEFNYGEDWGQITYPGTSGNYLLNMDSFPYFDNNPSAEATKTFLSYCGTAEAQVLFNKEKGSIPPREDADVSELNTFQQDQYEDFTSSDNQPPSIEHGLAVSPNIKTNISDAFSGFLEENDPDATADALISAFQ; this comes from the coding sequence ATGGCAGACAACGATACACCTCTTTCGCGCCGTACCGTGCTCAAATCGACCGCTGTCGCAGGAGCGGCCGGCCTGGCCGGCTGTATGGGTGGTGGTGGCAGTTCGGAAGCGGAAGCCATCGAGTTGCTCCACGCGTGGTCCTCGGGCGACGGGAACGCCGCCATCGAGGCGCTCGTCGAAGGGTTCAGGGAAGAACACCCCGACATCGAGTTCGGTGAAGATCCGGTCGACGGTGCCGCTCGGAGCAACCTCGACCAGGTCGTCTCCAACCGACTCCAGGCCAACGACCCGCCGAGTACGTTCCAGACGTGGCCGGGGCAGACGCTGACGAAGTTCGGTGACGCGTACGCCGATATCGAGGGCGACGTGTGGACCGACGACCTCAAGAACAACTACCTCGCGGGCCCGAAGGAGCAGGCCCAGCTCGACGGGACGTACGTGACTGTCCCGCTCAACATCCACCGCATCAACAACCTCTTTTACAATACGGCGGTGCTGGAGGAGGCGGACGTCGATCCCGAGTCGCTGTCCTCTCCCGCCGACGTCGTGGACGCCTGCGAGGCCGTCTCGCAGAACACCGACGCGGTCCCGTTCGCACACCAGACCAGCGGTTCGTGGTCGACCACGCAGCTGTGGGAGACGATCCTGCTCGCAGAGGGCGGCATAGACGGGTACAACGCGTTCATCGAGGGCGACGGCGACGTCGATCAGGTCCGCTCCGCGCTCGAGAACGTCGTCGAACTCAGCGAGTACTACCCGAGCGACTCGTCCTCGATCAGCTTCACGGAGGCCAACACGATGGTCATGGAGGGCGACGCCGCGTTCATCCATCAGGGTGACTGGGCGGCGGGCGCCTACAGCGGCAACGACGAGTTCAATTACGGCGAGGACTGGGGGCAGATCACCTACCCCGGAACGAGCGGGAACTACCTGCTGAACATGGACTCGTTCCCGTACTTCGACAACAACCCGTCGGCGGAGGCGACCAAGACCTTCCTCAGCTACTGTGGCACCGCCGAGGCCCAGGTTCTGTTCAACAAGGAGAAGGGATCCATCCCGCCGCGGGAGGACGCCGACGTCTCGGAGCTCAACACGTTCCAGCAGGACCAGTACGAAGACTTCACGAGCTCGGACAACCAGCCGCCGTCCATCGAACACGGGCTGGCCGTCTCGCCTAACATAAAAACGAACATCAGTGACGCGTTCAGTGGCTTCCTCGAAGAGAACGACCCCGACGCGACTGCGGACGCGCTCATCAGCGCCTTCCAGTAA
- a CDS encoding IMPACT family protein produces MSGAYRTVVEPATAEFVVQGSEFIGHVRPAESVDAAEDFVDAVREEYADATHNVPAYRVRAGDEESDGRFLREYSSDDGEPSGSAGKPALNVLAQQDLENCAVVVTRYYGGTNLGVGGLVRAYSRAVKDAVENAGIVEERPHEQLGITVEYDDSGTVRSILESEGYAFEADYEAAVSFDVRVPIAEGAALRDRIRSATSGRADLE; encoded by the coding sequence GTGAGCGGGGCGTATCGCACCGTTGTGGAGCCGGCCACCGCCGAGTTCGTCGTCCAGGGGTCGGAGTTCATCGGCCACGTCCGGCCCGCTGAATCGGTCGACGCGGCCGAAGACTTCGTCGACGCGGTCCGCGAGGAGTACGCCGATGCAACGCACAACGTCCCCGCCTACCGAGTGCGAGCAGGCGACGAGGAGAGCGACGGCCGCTTTCTCCGCGAGTACTCGAGCGACGACGGCGAACCCTCCGGTTCGGCCGGGAAACCGGCGTTGAACGTCCTCGCGCAGCAAGACCTCGAGAACTGTGCGGTCGTCGTCACCCGGTACTACGGCGGGACGAACCTGGGCGTCGGCGGTCTCGTCCGCGCCTACTCCCGGGCGGTGAAAGACGCCGTCGAGAACGCGGGTATCGTGGAGGAACGGCCCCACGAGCAACTGGGGATCACCGTCGAATACGACGACTCGGGGACCGTCCGCTCGATCCTCGAGAGCGAGGGGTACGCGTTCGAGGCCGACTACGAGGCCGCGGTCAGCTTCGACGTCCGCGTCCCGATCGCGGAGGGCGCGGCGTTACGGGATCGGATCCGGAGCGCGACGAGCGGTCGGGCCGACCTCGAGTGA
- a CDS encoding inorganic phosphate transporter, with protein sequence MNAEPLLIVGILTAIFVGYNIGGSTTGPAFGPAVGANVITKVMAAGLMSIFFFVGAYTIGPNVVDTLGTGLVNDTSIFTLRSNVAVLFFIGGALFVGNYAGVPASTSMTAVGAIAALGLATGELNWDTLGEIAVWWIVAPILGFWVAGVVGRYFYPRINAWVAIESKQGGRPMVSIDNSGLVPRLQFGVDANRREITGALVVVAIGCLMGFASGTSNIANAIAPIYGTGDVGMVPLILIGCAAVAVGCFTIARRTLDTLGNDITNLPLTAAIVVAVISSGIVVALSSIGIPASFVVIATMSIVGLGWGRATRTTTLSGVRAGEETRVSVGALTAEEEGERSPEIGEEDVEDIPKASDLFDPSTTARVILMQNVVPAISTIGAYLTFRFVPIFGF encoded by the coding sequence GTGAACGCGGAACCGCTGCTTATCGTCGGAATCCTCACTGCGATCTTCGTCGGCTACAACATCGGTGGCTCGACGACCGGACCAGCCTTCGGACCAGCCGTCGGCGCGAACGTGATCACGAAAGTGATGGCCGCCGGACTGATGTCGATCTTCTTCTTCGTCGGGGCCTACACGATCGGCCCGAACGTCGTCGATACGCTCGGCACCGGTCTCGTCAACGACACCTCCATCTTCACGCTGCGCTCGAACGTCGCCGTGCTCTTCTTCATCGGCGGCGCGCTGTTCGTCGGCAACTACGCCGGCGTCCCGGCATCGACGTCGATGACCGCAGTCGGGGCGATCGCCGCGCTCGGGCTCGCGACCGGCGAACTCAACTGGGATACACTCGGCGAGATCGCCGTCTGGTGGATCGTCGCGCCGATCCTCGGCTTCTGGGTGGCCGGCGTCGTCGGCCGGTACTTCTACCCCCGAATCAACGCCTGGGTCGCTATCGAGAGCAAACAGGGCGGGAGACCGATGGTCTCGATCGACAACTCGGGCCTCGTCCCCCGACTCCAGTTCGGCGTCGATGCCAATCGCCGGGAGATCACCGGCGCGCTGGTGGTCGTCGCGATCGGCTGCCTGATGGGCTTTGCATCGGGGACGAGCAACATCGCCAACGCGATCGCGCCGATCTACGGCACCGGCGACGTCGGGATGGTGCCGCTGATCCTGATCGGCTGTGCAGCGGTCGCAGTCGGCTGCTTTACGATCGCCCGCCGCACGCTCGACACGCTGGGCAACGACATCACTAATCTCCCGCTGACGGCGGCGATCGTCGTCGCGGTCATCAGCTCGGGCATCGTCGTCGCGCTCTCGTCGATCGGTATCCCCGCGAGCTTCGTCGTCATCGCGACGATGAGCATTGTCGGCCTGGGGTGGGGGCGAGCGACCCGGACGACGACCCTGTCGGGAGTCCGGGCTGGCGAGGAGACGCGCGTCTCCGTCGGCGCGCTGACCGCCGAAGAGGAGGGCGAACGCTCGCCCGAGATCGGCGAGGAAGACGTCGAGGACATTCCCAAAGCGTCGGATCTGTTCGATCCCTCCACGACCGCCCGCGTCATTCTCATGCAAAACGTCGTGCCGGCCATCTCGACGATCGGTGCCTACCTCACCTTCCGGTTCGTGCCGATTTTCGGGTTCTGA